The proteins below come from a single Sinorhizobium fredii genomic window:
- the eutA gene encoding ectoine utilization protein EutA: METPVALSLAARAPRLDDRPLEKRIGLIILATDHTTEADFHRLVASDRIGVYVTRIPYANPVTPENLRAMQPSLTAAAGLILPDEALDVVMYSCTSASVVIGDKEIAAAVKAAKPGAAVVTPTAAAVEGLRTLGATRISVLTPYTVETSRPMADYFAAFGFEIDRFTCLGLSDDREMARIAPSEIVAFAKEAMAPESDALFISCTAVRAAGVIDEIEEAIGKPVVSSNYATAWACLRLCSDQEARPRLGRLMALPLKGEWP; the protein is encoded by the coding sequence ATGGAAACGCCTGTCGCTCTTTCTTTGGCAGCGCGCGCACCGCGCCTCGACGACCGGCCGCTGGAAAAGCGCATCGGCCTCATCATCCTTGCCACCGATCACACCACCGAAGCGGACTTTCATCGGCTGGTGGCCTCGGACCGGATCGGCGTTTATGTCACGCGCATTCCTTATGCCAATCCGGTGACGCCGGAGAACCTGCGGGCGATGCAGCCGTCGCTGACGGCGGCGGCAGGCCTGATCCTGCCCGACGAGGCGCTTGACGTCGTGATGTATTCCTGCACTTCGGCATCCGTCGTCATTGGCGATAAGGAGATCGCTGCAGCGGTCAAGGCCGCCAAGCCCGGGGCTGCCGTAGTGACGCCGACGGCGGCGGCGGTCGAAGGCTTGCGGACGCTCGGCGCGACGCGAATTTCCGTGCTCACCCCCTATACGGTCGAGACCAGCCGGCCGATGGCGGATTATTTTGCGGCCTTCGGCTTCGAGATCGACCGCTTCACCTGCCTGGGACTTTCCGACGACCGGGAAATGGCGCGGATCGCGCCTTCGGAGATCGTCGCGTTTGCGAAGGAGGCCATGGCCCCGGAATCCGATGCCCTCTTCATCTCCTGCACCGCCGTTCGCGCCGCCGGCGTGATCGATGAAATCGAGGAGGCGATCGGCAAGCCGGTCGTCAGCAGCAATTACGCTACAGCCTGGGCCTGCCTGCGCCTCTGCAGCGACCAGGAGGCTCGGCCGCGGCTCGGGCGACTGATGGCGCTGCCACTTAAGGGGGAATGGCCGTGA
- the ehuD gene encoding ectoine/hydroxyectoine ABC transporter permease subunit EhuD, protein MEWDWEFVRQIMPTLIEGLQITILATILGAAVAAVVGLVFAILRMVATAPIARTTSFAVEFIRGTPLLVQLYFIFYVLPDIGIRLPALLAGVIGLGIHYGTYAAEVYRAGIENVPRGQWEAAKATNLTARQTWVHVILPQAIPPMIPALANYLIAMFKETPLLSAITVLELMNQAKSIANSNYRYIEPMTLVGVFFLIMSLISVFFLRWLEERYARVDER, encoded by the coding sequence ATGGAATGGGATTGGGAATTCGTCCGCCAAATCATGCCGACCCTCATCGAGGGGCTGCAGATCACCATTCTCGCCACCATTCTCGGTGCGGCGGTCGCCGCCGTGGTCGGCCTCGTCTTCGCGATCCTGCGCATGGTGGCGACGGCGCCGATCGCGCGCACCACGAGCTTCGCGGTGGAGTTCATCCGCGGCACGCCTTTGCTGGTGCAGCTCTATTTCATCTTCTACGTGCTGCCGGATATCGGCATCCGACTGCCGGCGCTGCTCGCCGGCGTCATCGGTCTCGGCATCCATTACGGCACCTACGCCGCCGAGGTCTACCGGGCCGGCATCGAGAACGTGCCGCGCGGCCAGTGGGAAGCCGCCAAGGCGACGAACCTCACCGCCCGCCAGACCTGGGTCCACGTGATCCTGCCGCAGGCGATCCCGCCGATGATCCCGGCGCTCGCCAATTACCTGATCGCCATGTTCAAGGAGACGCCGCTGCTTTCGGCAATCACGGTGCTAGAACTGATGAACCAGGCGAAAAGCATCGCCAACAGCAATTATCGCTATATCGAGCCGATGACGCTGGTCGGCGTCTTCTTCCTGATCATGAGCCTCATCTCGGTCTTCTTCCTGCGCTGGCTAGAAGAGCGCTACGCACGGGTGGACGAACGCTGA